A window of Taeniopygia guttata chromosome 14, bTaeGut7.mat, whole genome shotgun sequence contains these coding sequences:
- the SMIM10L3 gene encoding salivary gland specific protein SAGSIN1, with the protein MRSQQPRALPQPGAGAVLTRGRAPRPRARAARGAAAPGAARPRERGGFMAAALAALAARLSQSAAARSYGVFCKGLTRTLLIFFDLAWKLRINFPYLYIVASMMLNVRLQVHIEIH; encoded by the exons ATGCGCAGCCAGCAGCCCCGCGCGCTGCCGCAGCCCGGCGCAGGCGCGGTGCTGACGCGCGGCCGCGCGCCCCGGCCGCGGGCACGCGCagcgcggggagcggcggcgcccggcgcggcgcggccgcgggagcggggcgggTTTATGGCGGCGGCCCTGGCCGCGCTCgctgccaggctctcccagtcGGCCGCGGCCAGGTCCTACGGCGTGTTCTGCAAGGGGCTCACCAGGACCCTTCTCATCTTCTTCGACTTGGCCTGGAAGCTCCGCATCAACTTCCCCTACCTCTACATCGTCGCCTCCATGATGCTCAACGTGCGGCTGCAG GTCCATATTGAGATCCATTGA